One Pleuronectes platessa chromosome 9, fPlePla1.1, whole genome shotgun sequence genomic region harbors:
- the matk gene encoding megakaryocyte-associated tyrosine-protein kinase yields MAKMSWTAGTQCVAKGDHRKAKPGELAYHKGDIFTIVDISTRKGFYKARHNTTGNEGLINSTSVREREALRVNPSLSLMPWFHGKISGPEAVSKLQPAEDGLFLVRESIRHPGDYVLCVSVSGAVVHYRVIYQDKQLTIDNTQFFYNLIDMIEFYSKYKGSIATTLLKPRPKQGAKSAELELSKSGWLLDIAKLTLGENIGEGEFGAVHEGEYMGQKVAVKTIKCDVTAQAFLQETAVMTKLQHKNLVRLLGVIPHKGLHIVTELMSKGNLVNFLRTRGRSVVTYAQLLHFALDVCEGMEYLESKKLVHRDLAARNVLVSDDSVAKVSDFGLTKLDSKVSDNIKLPVKWTAPEALKKEKFSTKSDVWSYGVLLWEIFSYGRLPYPKMSLKEVKERVEGGYRMEAPEDCPPGVYSLMTICWEQEPRRRPAFHKLREKLERVMGTHSPGPGSERRDGIQSGSGC; encoded by the exons ATGGCAAAG ATGAGCTGGACTGCTGGGACTCAGTGTGTGGCCAAAGGAGACCACAGAAAAGCCAAACCTGGAGAACTGGCCTATCACAAAGGAGACATCTTCACTATTGTGGACATTAGCACG AGGAAGGGTTTTTACAAGGCCAGACACAACACCACAGGAAACGAGGGGCTCATCAACTCCACCAGTGTCCGTGAGAGGGAGGCTCTACGTGTCAACCCCAGCCTCAGCCTCATGCC CTGGTTCCATGGGAAGATCTCTGGTCCAGAGGCGGTGAGTAAGCTGCAGCCGGCTGAGGACGGCCTGTTCCTGGTGCGAGAGTCGATCCGCCATCCCGGTGACTACGTCCTGTGCGTCAGCGTCTCTGGAGCGGTCGTCCACTACCGAGTGATTTATCAGGACAAACAGCTGACTATCGACAACACGCAGTTTTTCTACAACCTTATCGACATGATCGAG TTCTACTCGAAATACAAAGGCTCCATTGCTACGACTCTTCTCAAGCCCAGACCAAAACAAGGAGCCAAGTCGGCTGAGTTGGAGCTGTCCAAAA gtggATGGCTGCTGGACATCGCAAAGCTCACACTGGGGGAGAATATCGGAGAGGGGGAGTTTGGTG CTGTACATGAAGGAGAGTACATGGGCCAGAAGGTGGCAGTAAAGACCATAAAATGTGACGTCACAGCCCAGGCCTTCCTGCAGGAGACAGCAGTTATGAC GAAGCTCCAGCATAAGAACCTGGTGCGTCTGTTGGGCGTCATTCCTCACAAAGGCCTCCATATCGTCACAGAGCTCATGAGCAAG GGAAACCTCGTTAATTTTCTCAGGACAAGGGGACGCTCGGTTGTCACCTACGCTCAGCTGCTCCACTTTGCACT tgacGTGTGTGAAGGGATGGAGTACCTGGAGTCTAAGAAGCTGGTTCACAGAGACTTGGCAGCTCGCAACGTCCTGGTCTCTGACGACAGCGTGGCCAAGGTCAGCGACTTCGGTCTGACCAAGCTGGACTCCAAGGTGTCAGACAACATCAAGCTGCCGGTCAAATGGACCGCCCCCGAAGCTCTGAAGAAAGAG AAATTCTCCACAAAGTCAGATGTCTGGAGTTACGGTGTTCTTCTGTGGGAGATCTTCTCATACGGTCGCCTGCCGTACCCGAAGATG TCTTTGAAGGAGGTAAAGGAAAGAGTGGAGGGAGGTTATCGGATGGAGGCTCCCGAAGATTGTCCTCCTGGCGTTTACTCCCTAATGACCATTTGCTGGGAGCAGGAGCCGCGCAGAAGACCTGCCTTCCACAAACTGAGGGAGAAACTTGAGCGGGTGATGGGGACACACAGCCCGGGCCCTGGGTCAGAGCGTCGGGATGGGATCCAGTCTGGCTCGGGATGCTGA